A portion of the Paucilactobacillus hokkaidonensis JCM 18461 genome contains these proteins:
- a CDS encoding phospholipase D family protein: MGLITSHVIYNDENVDWSIEDIFDVTKFDQLLGVTYSVSAKFIQTYLEKFEQTKLVVGINNESVQKAANGEINKATFKNMMINVLKSSSTKLFDQLDDKSRNKVINHQIELKVPSIGYEIHSKFYLLKNSETGATRTIIGSANLSQAAFDNSLNQFEEIFIFDDSPLYANLTKHFEQNIAPILTDYFPNELFKVVQEKQTDLDLQVNFAAQGDANQISGITVITEDDLDRIKSHDVLDRMEDVQGKIQLGLLDDDIASDIKDLPEEQFLERNKHKDETQLTETTYKIAKDVISPRSKTPQIVTPQTMKKKITQHLTVKVTNSVNEEVPQRPWLVRKDTMIDTVNGKSGLLVKDALNPDILVNFGHRASLDEIKNSFKNINHLLNNYQKYTVNYNDDYGSRIMETILYAFSAPFISVMRAHARSKEERNDIPQFLFLGGIAGSGKSSLLRILAKMTQVSTKTEDYINYNTILPRGVHNKKSQTITQLGNWLLESNVYPLLIDEIPGEFLAVQSMVRT; this comes from the coding sequence TTGGGATTAATAACGAGTCATGTAATTTATAATGATGAAAATGTGGATTGGTCGATTGAAGATATTTTTGATGTCACTAAATTTGATCAGTTATTGGGCGTTACGTATTCTGTTTCGGCCAAGTTTATCCAAACGTATCTTGAGAAATTTGAACAAACAAAATTAGTTGTTGGGATTAATAATGAGTCTGTTCAAAAAGCCGCAAATGGTGAAATTAACAAAGCAACTTTTAAAAATATGATGATTAATGTTTTAAAATCATCATCAACCAAACTATTTGACCAGTTGGACGATAAGAGTCGAAATAAAGTGATTAATCATCAAATTGAGTTAAAAGTTCCATCGATTGGTTACGAAATTCATTCGAAGTTTTACCTGCTTAAAAATAGTGAAACTGGTGCTACTAGAACAATTATCGGTTCTGCCAATTTGTCGCAGGCGGCATTTGATAATTCGTTGAACCAATTTGAAGAGATTTTTATTTTTGATGATAGTCCCCTGTATGCGAATTTAACCAAACATTTTGAGCAAAATATTGCACCGATTTTGACGGATTATTTTCCAAACGAATTATTTAAAGTTGTACAGGAAAAACAAACAGATTTGGATTTACAGGTTAATTTTGCCGCTCAAGGGGATGCCAATCAAATTAGTGGTATTACTGTAATTACAGAGGATGATTTAGATCGTATTAAAAGTCACGATGTGCTTGACCGGATGGAGGATGTTCAAGGTAAGATCCAACTAGGGTTACTAGATGATGACATTGCTAGCGATATTAAGGACCTGCCTGAAGAACAATTTTTAGAACGGAATAAACATAAGGATGAAACGCAGTTAACTGAAACAACGTACAAAATTGCTAAGGATGTCATTTCTCCACGCAGTAAGACGCCCCAAATTGTTACACCACAAACGATGAAAAAGAAAATTACGCAACATTTAACAGTTAAGGTCACCAATAGTGTTAATGAAGAGGTACCACAACGACCATGGCTAGTCCGCAAGGATACGATGATTGATACAGTCAATGGTAAGTCAGGACTGTTAGTTAAGGATGCACTTAATCCAGATATTTTAGTTAATTTTGGGCATCGGGCTTCTCTGGATGAAATTAAAAATAGTTTTAAAAATATTAATCATCTATTGAATAATTATCAGAAATATACTGTTAATTACAACGATGACTACGGTTCTAGAATTATGGAAACTATATTGTATGCTTTTTCAGCACCGTTTATTTCAGTTATGCGTGCGCATGCACGTTCCAAAGAGGAACGAAATGACATTCCACAATTCTTATTTTTAGGTGGCATTGCTGGCTCGGGGAAATCGAGTTTATTACGTATTTTAGCTAAAATGACACAGGTTTCCACTAAAACAGAAGATTATATTAACTACAATACAATTTTGCCACGTGGGGTGCATAATAAAAAATCTCAAACTATCACGCAATTAGGTAATTGGTTACTAGAATCCAATGTCTATCCATTACTAATTGACGAAATTCCAGGTGAGTTTTTAGCAGTGCAAAGTATGGTGAGAACTTAA